A genomic window from Bdellovibrio sp. SKB1291214 includes:
- a CDS encoding PilZ domain-containing protein gives MSSKRFQTKEQAKLEVYGHIGKSGAQMRNLSATGAYLEIAKGDYVPKKGDLLNLTVELESLKRVYNVAAEVVWSKGLGLGICFIHKDDILERMMAKAGVF, from the coding sequence ATGAGCTCAAAACGCTTTCAGACAAAGGAACAAGCTAAGCTTGAGGTTTACGGTCACATCGGCAAATCCGGTGCGCAAATGCGTAACCTGTCTGCAACGGGCGCTTACCTTGAGATCGCAAAAGGAGACTACGTCCCTAAAAAAGGCGACCTTCTAAATCTGACAGTGGAACTCGAATCTCTGAAACGTGTTTACAATGTGGCCGCAGAGGTCGTGTGGAGTAAAGGTTTGGGCCTTGGCATATGTTTTATCCACAAAGACGACATCCTTGAAAGAATGATGGCCAAGGCTGGCGTTTTTTAA
- the murB gene encoding UDP-N-acetylmuramate dehydrogenase, translated as MQLLAQHDLSSLNTLGLKSQAELYTELHTFSDVQDLLKDQQLKKITWRILGGGSNLVLPAKVGGLIIRLANKGRELVHEDHEAWYVKAQSGENWNEFVRWTLDMGFWGLENLSLIPGTVGASPIQNIGAYGVEVKDTIYEVNCVDLATGEMKNFTNSECQFSYRDSYFKNAGAGKYLIWEVTFKLPKQNNLHLEYGDVRKELERQGLEANPRNISKVVCEIRSSKLPDPAVIGNAGSFFKNPIVPVALRDQLLLKYPSLVSFPYADGKVKLAAGWLIDQAGWKGKQIGPVGMFEKQALVLVNHGGADSDDVWTTATQVCADVKARFGVELEPEPIRW; from the coding sequence ATGCAACTTCTCGCACAACATGATCTTAGTTCTTTAAATACCTTGGGTTTAAAATCCCAAGCGGAACTCTATACAGAGTTGCATACATTTTCCGACGTCCAAGATCTTTTGAAAGATCAACAACTAAAAAAAATCACATGGCGTATTTTGGGCGGCGGCTCAAACCTGGTTCTTCCCGCGAAAGTGGGGGGATTGATCATCCGCTTGGCCAACAAGGGTCGCGAGCTTGTGCACGAAGACCATGAAGCTTGGTATGTGAAAGCTCAATCCGGAGAAAACTGGAATGAGTTCGTTCGTTGGACTTTGGATATGGGTTTCTGGGGCTTAGAAAATCTTTCTTTGATTCCCGGAACCGTAGGTGCCTCACCAATTCAAAACATCGGAGCTTACGGCGTTGAAGTGAAAGACACGATTTACGAAGTCAACTGCGTGGATCTTGCCACGGGTGAAATGAAAAACTTCACTAATTCTGAATGCCAGTTTTCATATCGTGATAGCTATTTTAAAAATGCAGGCGCCGGAAAATATCTAATTTGGGAAGTAACATTCAAACTTCCTAAGCAAAACAATTTGCATCTTGAATACGGCGATGTTCGCAAAGAATTGGAACGCCAAGGTTTGGAAGCTAATCCCCGTAACATTTCGAAAGTGGTTTGCGAAATCCGCTCTAGCAAGCTTCCCGATCCTGCTGTTATTGGCAACGCTGGAAGCTTTTTTAAAAATCCGATCGTACCCGTGGCACTTCGTGACCAGTTGCTGTTGAAATATCCATCGCTCGTCAGCTTTCCTTATGCTGATGGCAAAGTAAAATTGGCTGCAGGTTGGTTGATTGATCAAGCCGGTTGGAAGGGCAAACAGATCGGCCCCGTAGGCATGTTTGAAAAGCAAGCGCTGGTTTTAGTCAATCACGGCGGAGCTGATTCAGATGACGTGTGGACGACAGCCACTCAGGTCTGCGCCGATGTAAAAGCACGCTTCGGCGTCGAGTTGGAACCAGAACCTATTCGCTGGTAA
- a CDS encoding tyrosine-protein phosphatase encodes MKKLFILLFSLMVFKPAFASDILGPNFHEVDKGQLYRSAQLDVLELKHYLKKHKIQSIINLRGAEPLSLWWQQELAVSKDMGVIHYDIPMTAEEIPHRKNLLKLLDLLNMAPRPILIHCQGGADRSGEAAALYQMVFQGKSKEEALKQLTFKYHHVQKFKPAKRYFIEKVWQGEEWAFSSYDPCNANYKYYNKKNAYCRDYDFDDENFF; translated from the coding sequence ATGAAAAAGCTGTTTATCTTATTGTTCTCCTTGATGGTTTTTAAGCCAGCCTTTGCCAGTGATATTCTTGGTCCAAACTTCCACGAAGTTGATAAAGGTCAGTTGTACCGTTCTGCCCAGTTGGATGTTTTGGAGCTTAAACATTACCTCAAAAAGCACAAGATCCAATCGATTATCAACTTGCGTGGGGCAGAGCCTCTTTCGTTGTGGTGGCAGCAAGAACTTGCTGTCTCTAAAGACATGGGAGTTATTCACTACGATATTCCGATGACTGCGGAAGAGATTCCTCATCGCAAAAATCTTTTGAAGCTTTTGGATTTGTTAAACATGGCTCCACGCCCGATCTTGATTCATTGCCAAGGTGGCGCGGATCGATCTGGGGAGGCCGCAGCCCTTTACCAAATGGTCTTCCAAGGTAAGAGCAAGGAAGAAGCTTTGAAACAATTAACGTTCAAATATCATCACGTTCAAAAATTCAAACCGGCTAAAAGATACTTCATCGAAAAAGTATGGCAGGGGGAGGAATGGGCTTTCTCTAGCTACGATCCCTGCAACGCAAACTACAAGTACTACAACAAAAAGAATGCTTATTGCCGCGACTATGATTTCGATGATGAGAATTTCTTCTAG
- a CDS encoding TetR/AcrR family transcriptional regulator — MIQSMEKEKAKKTKIIVKAPTQERSRQTVSTILDACSRLLVSEGFYSITTDKIAKEAGVSIGSLYQFFGNKESVVQAVVKNLMEEDKRILSEKMRSIFPLPPEQRVRAMLEVAFETYRRQYELRAKLTTIQYYVADAAYISESIRFFQEIIRYNLPQVPGKDMDKISYVIVNAFMGLANTMAIDNPNYINDPTILSEMTKLFMKYLDLPVETA, encoded by the coding sequence ATGATTCAGTCTATGGAAAAAGAAAAAGCGAAGAAGACTAAGATTATAGTGAAAGCGCCGACTCAAGAACGTTCCCGCCAGACAGTAAGCACTATTCTGGATGCATGTTCTCGCTTGTTGGTTTCTGAAGGATTTTACTCCATTACAACTGACAAAATTGCGAAGGAAGCAGGAGTGAGCATTGGTTCACTTTATCAATTCTTCGGCAATAAAGAGTCCGTGGTACAAGCGGTTGTAAAAAACCTGATGGAAGAAGACAAACGCATCTTGAGCGAAAAAATGCGTTCGATCTTTCCTTTGCCTCCGGAACAAAGAGTTCGCGCTATGTTAGAAGTAGCTTTCGAAACTTACCGCAGACAATACGAGTTGCGTGCGAAGCTAACAACGATTCAATACTACGTTGCCGACGCAGCCTACATTTCTGAGTCTATCCGTTTTTTCCAAGAGATCATTCGTTACAACCTTCCCCAAGTACCGGGCAAGGATATGGATAAAATCTCTTACGTGATCGTGAATGCGTTCATGGGCCTTGCAAACACAATGGCGATCGATAATCCAAACTACATCAACGACCCAACAATCTTAAGCGAGATGACGAAGTTGTTTATGAAGTACTTGGATCTTCCAGTTGAAACTGCTTAA
- a CDS encoding lytic transglycosylase domain-containing protein, which yields MKNFVVSVLTTALISPVVHAQDLNDIIPGVVPQIQAESRSWRAPIYKNQSNTLGYSSKAFSTPKGMEKQVQFWVDVYSKYTSEQGIIHDSENVEKIYRVVDLKGLKSERERQRRIDLVKEEIGDKLKLNKEQRGNLRFQLGQKDRMQKAIFYSGRYIEDMEKIFRSNKLPVELVRLVYVESSFNVNARSKVGASGMWQIMPYTARPYNMISKSVDKRNHPLEATRFAARLLRSNYNMLESWPLAVTGYNHGPTGVAKMVKRYKSRDLSYLVDNVSSRKSFGFASRNFYASFLAALEVERNANDYFGVVLWSKPLDSRELKLPKPIKYRDLVKWFDGDHQRTLAFNPHLTYSVIKKGITIPSRTIVSVPKDKYNVALVSLAHKNGREIASEKIN from the coding sequence GTGAAGAACTTCGTCGTTTCAGTTTTAACTACAGCATTGATTTCCCCCGTCGTTCACGCACAGGATTTGAACGACATTATTCCGGGAGTCGTTCCGCAAATTCAGGCAGAGAGCCGCTCATGGCGTGCTCCTATCTATAAAAATCAAAGCAATACGCTGGGATATTCCTCGAAAGCTTTTTCTACTCCGAAAGGGATGGAAAAACAGGTTCAATTCTGGGTGGATGTTTACTCTAAGTACACTTCAGAACAAGGAATTATCCACGATTCCGAAAACGTAGAAAAGATTTATCGCGTCGTCGACCTTAAAGGTTTAAAAAGTGAGAGAGAAAGACAAAGACGCATTGATTTAGTTAAAGAAGAGATCGGTGACAAACTGAAGCTCAACAAAGAGCAGCGTGGGAATTTGCGTTTTCAACTGGGTCAAAAAGATCGAATGCAAAAAGCGATTTTCTATTCAGGTCGTTATATCGAGGACATGGAAAAGATATTTAGGTCGAATAAACTTCCGGTCGAATTGGTCCGCTTGGTTTATGTTGAAAGCTCCTTCAACGTGAACGCGCGTTCAAAAGTAGGGGCCAGCGGAATGTGGCAGATTATGCCTTATACAGCCCGTCCGTATAATATGATTTCCAAATCTGTTGATAAAAGAAATCATCCTTTAGAAGCGACAAGATTTGCAGCCCGCCTTTTACGTTCCAACTATAATATGTTGGAATCATGGCCTTTGGCGGTGACTGGCTACAACCATGGACCGACCGGTGTGGCGAAGATGGTAAAGAGATATAAATCGCGAGATCTTTCTTATCTTGTAGACAATGTTTCTTCGCGAAAAAGCTTTGGTTTTGCTTCCAGAAATTTCTATGCTTCTTTTTTGGCGGCCTTAGAGGTTGAACGTAACGCCAATGATTATTTCGGCGTGGTATTGTGGTCCAAGCCTTTAGATTCTCGGGAATTGAAGCTACCTAAACCGATCAAATACCGTGATTTGGTCAAGTGGTTCGATGGGGACCACCAACGAACTTTGGCATTCAATCCGCATTTAACGTACTCGGTGATAAAAAAGGGGATTACGATCCCGTCGCGTACGATCGTCTCTGTCCCCAAAGACAAGTATAATGTTGCTTTAGTTTCCTTGGCCCATAAGAACGGCCGTGAGATAGCATCTGAAAAAATTAATTAG